In the Victivallis sp. Marseille-Q1083 genome, one interval contains:
- a CDS encoding efflux RND transporter periplasmic adaptor subunit produces the protein MKKRIILAGGVGLLSGVLWFAGYAASNDGHARPAESVGAESRDGLPEDSHDDEVEIIHLTEAQRKLIDIRLEHAVAGEVDDMLQLNGEVRLNLDRTARIMPHMPGFVSRILVREGETVAKGQLLAVLTSHKLGEYYSNYNSALELEKLALSEFQMAEKLKDGRATSEKEYLRYKREYADAVIARQQAEQLLRSLLLDPAHGDHAHEPLEVERSPICTNYEVRSPLAGSIIQKNITLGENFPEDNAGVIFTVSDLAEPWVELRANSAELGLLKDGDAVQVRSVASGTPYPGRIVYIAPVIDESTRTGLVRVRVDNSAGALRPGQFVTGTVRTGRETPAVLVPREAVQLIGGETAVFVPDGDGFVPRAVVTGRSAGGFTQLLAGLSAGEEFVAAGAFELKAILLTRGMDAHAGHGH, from the coding sequence ATGAAAAAAAGAATTATTTTGGCCGGAGGTGTCGGCCTGTTGTCGGGCGTGCTGTGGTTTGCCGGTTACGCCGCGTCGAATGACGGCCATGCCCGCCCGGCGGAATCGGTCGGAGCGGAAAGTCGTGACGGCCTCCCGGAAGATTCCCACGATGATGAGGTGGAAATTATTCATCTGACCGAAGCGCAGCGCAAATTGATCGATATCCGTTTGGAGCATGCCGTGGCCGGTGAAGTGGACGATATGCTGCAGTTGAACGGCGAGGTGCGGTTGAATCTCGACCGGACTGCCCGGATTATGCCGCATATGCCCGGTTTCGTCAGCCGGATTCTGGTGCGGGAAGGGGAAACGGTGGCCAAAGGCCAACTGCTGGCGGTGCTGACCAGCCATAAGCTGGGCGAATATTATTCCAATTACAATTCGGCGCTGGAATTGGAAAAGCTGGCGCTTTCCGAATTCCAGATGGCCGAAAAACTCAAAGACGGCAGAGCCACGTCGGAAAAGGAGTATTTGCGTTACAAACGGGAATACGCCGACGCGGTGATCGCCCGGCAGCAGGCGGAGCAGTTGCTGCGCTCTCTGCTGCTCGATCCGGCCCATGGCGACCATGCCCATGAGCCGCTGGAAGTGGAGCGTTCGCCGATCTGCACCAATTACGAGGTGCGTTCGCCGCTGGCCGGTTCGATCATCCAGAAGAATATTACGCTGGGCGAAAATTTTCCGGAGGACAACGCCGGCGTTATTTTCACGGTCAGCGACTTGGCGGAGCCGTGGGTGGAGCTGCGGGCGAATTCCGCCGAACTGGGTCTGTTGAAGGATGGCGACGCGGTGCAGGTACGCAGCGTCGCTTCCGGAACGCCGTATCCGGGCCGCATCGTCTACATCGCTCCGGTGATCGACGAATCGACCCGTACCGGGCTGGTCCGCGTCCGGGTCGACAATTCGGCCGGCGCGCTGCGGCCGGGACAATTCGTCACCGGAACGGTCCGGACCGGCCGGGAGACCCCGGCGGTTCTGGTGCCGCGCGAAGCGGTTCAATTGATCGGCGGCGAGACGGCGGTGTTCGTCCCGGACGGCGACGGTTTCGTGCCGAGAGCGGTGGTGACCGGGCGCAGTGCCGGCGGTTTTACGCAATTGCTGGCCGGGCTGTCCGCCGGGGAGGAGTTCGTTGCCGCCGGGGCGTTCGAGTTGAAGGCGATTCTGTTGACCCGCGGCATGGACGCCCATGCCGGACACGGCCATTGA